A window of the Hordeum vulgare subsp. vulgare chromosome 5H, MorexV3_pseudomolecules_assembly, whole genome shotgun sequence genome harbors these coding sequences:
- the LOC123398897 gene encoding protein synthesis inhibitor II-like produces the protein MAEIQISALQSTTVPAKNVDRPVYIARFNVQGSSADYVGFIAAIRNNLANPKHSTHNRPVLPPVLPSVVPNVEPTPSRWFHVELKTRTSTLTIAARADNLYLEGFRSSDGTWWELTKGLIPGATYVGFGNSYGNLLGNSLNLSNLPIGRQQMNDAVDALASRTRADLTSGPKQHEAKEAVATLLLMVHEATRFQSVSGFVATQLQAKDKKSDKITTEMKAQVNGWKELSKALLKTDVKPPAKFTPIEKMGVLTAEQAAATLGILRFVEVPGGMTEAKALELFHASGRN, from the coding sequence ATGGCCGAAATCCAAATCTCTGCTCTACAGTCTACAACCGTGCCGGCAAAGAACGTCGACAGGCCGGTCTACATCGCGCGGTTCAACGTCCAAGGCAGCTCTGCCGACTACGTCGGCTTCATCGCCGCCATCCGCAACAATCTCGCCAACCCGAAGCACTCCACGCACAACCGTCCGGTGCTGCCGCCGGTGCTGCCGTCGGTTGTGCCGAACGTCGAGCCGACGCCGAGCCGATGGTTCCACGTTGAGCTCAAGACGAGGACCAGCACGCTCACGATCGCCGCCCGCGCCGACAACCTCTACCTGGAGGGATTCAGGAGCAGCGACGGCACGTGGTGGGAGCTCACCAAGGGCCTCATCCCCGGCGCAACCTACGTCGGCTTCGGCAACAGCTACGGCAACCTCCTCGGCAACTCGCTTAATCTCAGCAATCTCCCTATCGGCCGGCAGCAGATGAACGACGCCGTGGACGCCTTGGCCAGCCGCACCAGGGCCGATCTGACCTCCGGCCCGAAGCAGCACGAGGCGAAGGAAGCGGTGGCGACGCTGCTCCTTATGGTGCACGAGGCCACGCGCTTCCAGTCCGTGTCAGGGTTCGTGGCCACCCAGCTGCAGGCGAAGGACAAGAAGAGCGACAAGATAACCACGGAGATGAAGGCCCAGGTGAATGGGTGGAAGGAGCTGTCCAAGGCTCTGCTGAAGACGGACGTGAAGCCGCCGGCGAAATTCACGCCGATCGAGAAGATGGGCGTCCTGACTGCGGAACAGGCGGCCGCCACGCTCGGAATCCTGCGGTTTGTCGAGGTGCCTGGTGGGATGACGGAGGCCAAGGCGCTGGAGCTGTTTCATGCGAGTGGCAGGAATTAG